From a single Saimiri boliviensis isolate mSaiBol1 chromosome 7, mSaiBol1.pri, whole genome shotgun sequence genomic region:
- the LOC120364980 gene encoding interferon-induced transmembrane protein 3: MPKLPDYLEEFRRSIPATPPRQVFPDTRNHTVQTFFTPASTDRPPNYEMLKEEHEVAALGVPHNPAPPTSTVIHIRSETSVPDHVIWSLFNTLFMNSCCLGFIAFAYSMKSRDRKMVGDLTGAQAYASTAKCLNIWALILGIIMTILMIIIPILILQAYQ; the protein is encoded by the exons ATGCCCAAACTTCCAGATTACCt TGAAGAATTTCGGAGAAGCATCCCAGCAACCCCACCACGGCAGGTCTTTCCGGACACCAGGAACCACACTGTCCAAACCTTCTTCACTCCCGCCAGCACCGACCGTCCCCCAAACTATGAGATGCTGAAGGAGGAGCATGAGGTGGCTGCGCTGGGGGTGCCCCACAACCCTGCACCCCCGACATCCACTGTGATCCACATCCGAAGCGAGACCTCCGTGCCCGACCATGTCATCTGGTCCCTGTTCAACACCCTCTTCAtgaactcctgctgcctgggcttcatagCGTTCGCCTACTCCATGAAATCTAGGGACAGGAAGATGGTTGGCGACCTGACCGGGGCCCAGGCCTACGCCTCCACCGCCAAGTGCCTGAACATCTGGGCTCTGATTttgggcatcatcatgaccattctgatgatcatcatcccaatcctgattctgcaagcctatcagtag